The window TGTCGTGTACTGTCATCGGCCGGTATTGCAGGGCGCGCATGTCGTCTTCGCGCATCCACACCAGCTTGATGGGGGCCATGATGTTCTGTTGCTGGGCCACCTTGACGATACGGGCGCCTTCAATCACGTAGTCGCAGCGCGGGTTGGCGCGGCGGCCAAAGCTGCCACCGGCATAGAGCTGGGTGATGCTCACCTTGTCCAGCGCCAGCCCAAGCTCTTTGGCCACGGCGGCGCGATCGGCGGTGTGCCACTGCTCGCCGTTCCACACATGACAGCTGTCACCGTCCTTGTGAATGAGTACGTTCATGGGCTCCATGGGGGCGTGGGCAAGATAAGGCAGCTCGAATACCGCAGCGATTTCCCGGCCGCCGGCCGGCACCGCATCGGGCTGGGTGCCGCGCTCCACCACCTTGGTGCCGGTGGTGGCGCCCAGTTTTTTAAAGTCGCTAAAGAGGGCCTCGGAGCTGACCGGCGCCTTGGTATCTTCTACCCAGGTGATCTCCAGGGCGTCGCGGCCCTGCTTGGCTATCCAGGTGTTTTTGGCCAGTACCGCCACGCCGCCCTGGATGATGTCGTCGCCGGGAATTTCCAGCACCGCCTCAACACCGGCGATGGCCTTGGCCTTGCTGGCATCGACCTTCCCTACCTTGGCAAAGAGTGTCGGGGGGTGGGCGATGACCGCCACCAGCATGCCGGGGACTTTGATGTCCTGGGTGTAGATGGCGCTGCCATTGACCTTGGCGGGGATATCCACCCGAGCCATGCTGTCGCGCTTGCCGATTTTGGTAAAGGCGGCGCTGTCTTTGAGTTTGACGCTGGCCTCATCGGGCAGCGGCAAGGTGCTGGCCAGGGCTACAAAATCGCCATAACCGGCGCTTTTGCCAGAGCCGGCGTGGCTTATCACCCCGTCTTTCACGCTGAGGCTGGCGACATCCACCTTCCAGGTTTTGGCGGCCGCTTGCAGCAGCATCAGCCGGGCCGAGGCGGCCGCTTTACGCATGGTGTCCCAGGCGCCGCGCATGGCGGTGCTGCCGCCGGTGCCTTGCACAACAAAGCCGATGGCGGCCAGAACCGGGTTGGCATAATCCTTCACGTCGGCCGGCGCCGCTTCCACTTTCAGTTGGTCCGGGCGGATATCCAGCTCTTCGGCGGCCAGGGTGGCAATACCGGTGAAGGTGCCCTGGCCCATTTCCAGGTAGCTGGAGATAACAGTCACCAGGCCATCTTTACCGACCCGGATAAAGGCGTTGGGCACAAAACCCAAGGGGCTATCTTGCTCGGCGGCCAACGCCACCGGGCCTTTGAAACTGACCGCCAGGGTCAGGGCGCCAAGCCCTGCCAGGAACTGGCGGCGAGAGACGCTAAAGCTGGCAGCGCCCTCGGCAGGGGTTTCCATCAGATGGTCTTTTTTGATGCTCATGATTTCAGGGCCTCTGCTGCTTTATGGATGGCGGCACGAATGCGCGGATACGCAGCGCAGCGGCAAATGTTGCCGCTCATGGCAGCATCAATATCGGCGTCTGAGGGGTCGGCTTTGTGGCTGAGCAGCGCCATAGCAGACATGATCTGCCCGGACTGGCAGTAACCGCACTGCGGCACCTGTTCTTCTACCCAGGCGGTCTGAATGATTTGGCCAATCTTGTCTTTTTCAGCCGCCTCGATGGTCACCACGTTCTTGCCGACCACGGCGCTCACCGGGGTCACGCAGGAGCGCAGCGGCAAGCCGTCGACATGCACGGTGCAGGCACCGCAAAGGGCCATGCCGCAACCGAACTTGGTGCCGGTAAGGCCAATTTCGTCTCGCAAAAACCACAGCAGCGGCATTTGCGGGTCGCCATCAAAGGCTGCAGGTTGACCGTTGATTGTAAAATTCATCATCTCGCTGACCACCTTGTACTTTTGGAATTAAAACGGAGTTAGCTGTTTGGCATCCAGCTTATTACCAGCCACTGTTGCAGTGACCCTAACCGGTTACAGGTATAAGCCAAGGCGCGGCGTTAATCACCCGTGCCTCGGCTGTAAAAAGAACAGATCCTGAGCAGATACGGCATTGAAGCAGCCAACTGTCCGTGCCAGCAACAGGCAGGCTACACACCTCGGCCATTACGACCCTTAATAATAATATGAAAACCAACTGGTTATCTTGCCGACAACAGACAATGCCGTTATGAGGGAAATTCATTAATCAGTGCACTTAAGGCTTAATACCTTAGCGCAAAAAAATAACCTCATTGTTACTGTCACGGTAACGCCGTGATACCGAAAACAATTAACGATAATTGTTTTCATTTGCGGAGATATTAAAAAGCATTGGCCTGCCAATTAAATAAAGGCCCTTGTGGCAAGGGCTCTGCACTCTCGACTCTCTGCCTGTCAAATACAGCCTAGCTATTTGAAAATACAGATTTTCAAGGCATTATCGGCGGGCATCTTCAAAGGAACCGGTAAATGGAACTTACCCGCCCAGCCTCGTTTACACGCCGTGTTATCCCACTGTCTGCCCTGTTGGGCTCAGGCCTTAGTGCCTTATTTACCCTGGCAAACCTCACCGGCTTTTACTGGGCAAAGGACGAAAAAGACGCCCTCTTCACCCTGGGGCTGAGCCTTGGCTGCGCATCCTGCAGCTACGGTTTTTGGTGGATCCACCGCTACAGTCACCCCAAAAAACGCCCCATCCATGCAGGTTAACCCTATGAACAATAAAAAATGGCTCCCTCTTCTTTTGTGCCTCTTGGCCACCGGCTGCGCCCAACAAAGTACGCCCAAAGCCAGCCCACAAAACCGGCCGCTGGGGCTAACCCCATACCAGACCATCTGGCGAGCAGCCGAGGTGGCGCCAAAGGGCTTTCCCGGCCGCTTCGAGCTCACCGTCAAGGCCGTGGGCATGGTCCATGGCTATTTGTATTTGAACTCCGAGCTGGATTACCGCGACCAGCGCAGCATCAGTATCGAGATCCCGCCCAAAGTGGCCAAGCAGCTGCTGGATAACGGCAAGCTGAGCCCAGAGCCGCTTTTTATTGGTAAAACCTTGCTGGTGGACGGCTTTGCCAGCCGGGTACGCATCGACATTAACCCCGATAAACCCGGCGCCAAAAAGCTCTATTACTACCAGACCCACGTATTGGTGAAAGACCGTCGCCAAATACAGGTGCTGGCCAGCCAATGAAACCGGGGCTGGGGAAGTGGCTGGCGCTCCTTGGTTACCTTGTGGGCAGCGCCGTCCTTTATTTCACCTTTATCTATCAGCTCGGCTTTCCCGACGGTTTTATCTCCGAGCTTGGCCGCCGCCAACGGGCCTGGGCCTGGGGCGTTATTGCTGCCGGCCTGATGGTGATGCTGGCGCCCTGGCTAAGGGGCAGGCAAAGCGGCCACTGGCAAGGCCTGCTGGCCCTTGCCGTGGCGGCAGCCTTGCTGTATTTGCTGCTGCCCATGGCCTGAGGAAAGTTGCTATCATGGCCAGCTGCGTAGCAACCGAGGTTATCCATGAAACGCGAAACGGTGATCCTGCTTCACGGCCTGGCCCGCACCCACAAGTCCATGTGGAAACTGGCAAGAGCCCTGGATAAGGCCGGCTTTCATGTCATCAACCAAGGTTATGATTCCAGGCGAAACGATATTGCCTCCCTGGCCCAGCAGGTACTGCCAGAGGCCCTGAGCCAGGTTAAGGCCGGCCATCGCATCCACGTTGTTACCCACTCCCTTGGCGGCATCTTGCTGCGCCAGTATCTCAAGTACCACCCCATCCCCCTGCTAGGAAGGGTGGTGATGCTGGGCCCGCCCAACCAGGGCTCCCAGGTGGTGGACAAGCTTAAAAAGCTGCCGGGCTACTTTGCCCTTAACGGCCCGGCCGGGATGGAGCTTGGCACCGACGGTATCGTCACCCGCCTGGGGCGGGCCAACTTCGAGCTGGGGGTCATTGCCGGCTCGCGCAGCATCAACCCGTTTTTGTCGATGCTGCTACCCGGTGCCAACGACGGCAAGGTCACGGTGGCCAGCACCCGCCTTAAAGGCATGAAGGCGCATCTGACCCTACCCGTTACCCACCCGATGATGATGCAAAACCCTCAGGTGATAGCGCAGGTGCTGCACTTTCTCCTGTTCGGCAGATTTGATAAATAAAAGACGGACGACAACAAGGATAAACGTCATGCAAAAACCGCCGTTATCGCTGTGGGTGCTGGATCTTTTAGGGTCGATGCTGCTGGCTCTGGGTATTGCCGACCATTTTGGCGACAAATCCTTGGTACCGGCGGCGCTGCAATTTCCGGGCTATGGCATCGTGTTGATGGTGCTAGGGGCGGCCTTGGTGCTGCCTTATATCGTCTGGCTTATCCGCCGCCAGCGCGCCGCCAAATGAGCCGTTCCATCTATGAGGGCTTTGCCACCCTGTACGGGCAGAGGGTCAGTATCAGCCCCTTGGGCAAGGCCGATCTTGTCGCCTTCACCCGCTACCGGGCCGAACCGGCCATTGCCCGTTACCAGGGCTGGCAGGATTACCAGCTGAGCGACGCCGAGGCCCTTTTTGCCGGCCAGTGCGCCCTGCCCTTTCCCCACCCTGACAGCTGGTACCAACTGGCTATTCATGATGCCGGCGGCGAGCTGCTGGGCGATCTGGCGCTCCATTGGCTCACGGCGCAAGAAGCGGAAGTGGGCTTTACCCTGGCTCCGGCCAGCCAAGGCCAAGGCTATGCAAGCGAGGCCCTTAAGCTGCTGCTGGCCTGGCTGTTTGGCCAAGGCTGCCTGAGCGTCACAGCGGCGGTGGATACCCGCAACGTCCCCTCTTACCGGCTGCTAGAGCGCTGCGGCTTTACCCGCACCAGTTGCCATAAGGATGCCGCCTTTTTCAAAGGCGAGTGGTACAGCGAGTATCACTACCGGCTTGAGCGCCACCACTGGCAGGGCGCGGGTGATAAAACTTCACATAAAACTTAACAATTTACTTGTAAGCAGTCTTTTTACTGCGTTTAAAATAGCGCCTTCTTATTCCACGGAAGGCTGCCATGTCCTTTACCGCCCCTGTTGTCCTTAGCGGGCAGAAAGTCCAGCTTGAACCTCTTGCCAGCGAGCACCTTGACGGGCTGCAACAAGCGGCACAAGACGGTGAAGTCTGGCGCCTTTGGTACACCCGGGTGCCGCACCCCGCTGAAATGGGCGCTGAGATCGCCCGCCGCCTTGCCCTGCACCAGGCCGGTACCATGTTGCCCTTTGCCCTGCGCCGCCAAGACAACGGCGAGCTTTGCGGCATGACCACCCTGATGAATATCGATACCCAGAACCACAGGGTAGAGATAGGCTCGACCTGGCTTGCCGCCAGCGCCCAAAGCACCGGCATCAACAGTGAAGCCAAGTTGCTGCTGCTCGGCCACGCCTTTGACACCCTGGGCTGCATTGCCGTGGAATTTCGCACCCATTTTATGAACCACAAATCTCGGGCCGCCATCAGCCGCCTGGGGGCCAAGCAGGACGGCATACTGCGCAACCACCAGTTGATGCCGGATGGCAGCTACCGAGACACCGTGGTGTTCTCCATTATCCAAAGCGAATGGCCGGCGGTGCGCCGCAACCTCCATCACTTGCTGGGACGCCGCCTTGAAGATAGTTAAAACGGACCCGCTGAGCCCCATTGCTACCGAACTGATGGCCGAGCTCAGCGAAGTGCTGGCCACCATTACCGGCAGCAGCGGCACCAATTCCTTTGATGTTACCGACATCAAGCATCCCGACGCCCTCTTTGCCCTGGCTTTTGATGACACCGGCCGCCCCATCGGCTGCGGCGCCCTGCGCCCCTTAGAGCACGGCATAGGTGAGCTTAAGCGCATGTATGCCCGCAGCGGCACCCAAGGGGTGGGCCGCGCGCTGCTGGCCTTTTTGGAAGAGCGCGCCAGGGAGCTTGGCTATCGCCAGCTGTGGCTCGAGACCCGCAAGGTCAACCAGCGGGCGGTGAATTTCTACCAAAGCAGGGGCTATCAGGTCATCAACAACTACGGCCGCTACCAGGGCCGAGACGACGCCATCTGCTTTGCCAAAGACATCCGCCTATCCATCAAAAAACAAACACCTTAGGAGTACGCAATGAAACAAGGACGTTTACTGGCACTGGCCATGCTTATGGCTAGCTCAGCCATGGCCGCCCCAACCCCCGAACAAGCCTCACCCAATGCCAACCCCGCCAAAGTCTGGCTCGAAGAGGGGCAACTGCACTACGCAGGGGTGATGGGCAGTGAAGCCGTAACCCAACTTGCCAAGCTTTATGAAACCACCACGCCAAAGCCCGACACCTTGGTGATAAGCAGCGGCGGCGGTGATGTGAAGACGGGCATAGCGCTAGGCGAGTGGGTTTTTGACAACCATTTGTCGGTACAAATCGACCGGGGCTGCGCATCTTCCTGCGCCAACTACGTGTTCCCGGCAGGCAAGCGCAAAATCATTCCTAAAACAGCCGTACTGATGTTTCACGGCGGCATATCCAAGACCGAGTGGGGGCCGATGCTGGCCGATGTCCATTTTCCAGAGGGTATATCCGAGCAACAAAAAGCGGCGGCCCTGGAAGATATCAAAAAGAGGCTTGCTGATGACGCCCCAAAGCAAGCGGCCTTCTTTAAAAAGATCGGTGTTAACGAGGCCCTTACCTGTTACGGCCACCATAAACCCTACATCGAGACGATGGAGAGTGATGACCACTATGTTGGCTGGCGCTACGACGTAGCCACCCTGGCCCGTTTTGGGGTAACCAATGTCGAGGTACTCAACCCACCCTGGCAGCCCAAAGCCCTGAGAGATGGCGCCTTGGTTTACACCATCCACCTTGATCCCAACCAAGGCGAACCCTCGCCCGATAACCTGACTTGCGCAGCACGGTAGACCTTTAATGAAAAAATGGATTTTCGCACTATTTTCCCTGGTTATATGCAGCCAAGCCCTGGCGGTAGACACCGCCACCATGACTGACGAGCAGTATGACCAGTGGGCCCAAGGCGTCTGGAACAAACTGGACCGCCAAACCGGCACCATCACCTTGCCAAACGGCGTGGCCACCCTAGAGGTGCCCGATAACTTCTATTACCTCTCCCCCAAAGATGCCGAAACGGTGCTGGTGGATGTGTGGGGTAACCCGCCGTCTCAAACCCTGGGCCAGGGTATGTTGTTCCCGGCCGGTACCACGCCCTTTGACGACGATAGCTGGGGCGTCACCATCGACTACGAGCAAGACGGTTATGTCTCTGACAGCGACGCGGCCGACATCGACTACGACGATCTGCTTGGCAGCATGAAAAAAGACGTGGCCGATGAAAGCGCCCAGCGCGAGAAAAACGGCTACGGCGCCGTTGCCCTGGTGGGCTGGGCTGAGAAGCCCTACTACGATGCGGTGAGCCACAAGCTTTACTGGGCCAAGGAAATGAATTTTGACCACAGCGACACCAACACCCTGAACTTCAATATTCGGGTGCTGGGCCGCAAAGGGGTACTGGTGCTCAACTTTATCGCCGGCATGGACCAAAAAGCGGAGATCGACCGTAACCTCGACACCGTACTGGCCATGGCCAACTTCGATGAAGGCGCCCGTTACCAGGACTTCAACCCCGAGTTCGACAAAGTGGCGGCCTACGGTATCGGCGGCCTGATCGCCGGCACCGTGCTTACCAAAACCGGCTTTTTCGCCGCCGCCCTGTTGCTGGCGAAAAAGTTCGGCGTGTTCCTGCTGGCAGGCCTTGCCTGGCTGGGCAAGAAGATGTTCGGCAAGAAAAACGCCACCAGCGAATAACCTCCAAGCCCGCTGCTGCGGGCTTTTTTATACCCGCCTTTTTCCCGCACCGCTCCGGCCGTCCTTAACAGACAGCCACTAATTGTGCCCATGTTCAGGCCAGGCGCCTTAGGCTTGGCACACTATTCATGCAAAAGGAGCGTCGCATGCCACAATCCCCCTTACTGCCCATGACGGGCCTGCTCTGTGCCCTGGCCCTGGCGGGCTGCGCCTCAGCCCCCGAAACGCCTGTCTCCACCCTTGATGCCAGCAAAAGCGTCACCCTCACCGGCGAACTAAGCTACCGAGCTCGCATAGCCCTGCCGCCTCAGGCCTACGCGCTGGTGGTGGTGCGTGACAGCGCCGGCCAAGTGGCCGCCCAAAGCCAGTGGCGCCTCGGCGGCAAGCAGGTGCCGCTGCCCTTCACTGTAACTTTGCCCGCCCACAGCCAAGGGCCTTATCGCCTAGAAGGGAGTATTTTCGTCAGTGGCCGCCCGGCCTGGGTTGCCGAGCCCAAAAGCCTGACGCCCCTTGCCAACCAAGAAAACCTGGGGACACTTGAGTTGCAGGCGGCGCCCCCCGGCGCCTTTGCCAGCCAACTGCAATGTGGCAGCCATCAGGTGCAGGTGAGCTTTACCCCCACCCAGATGCAAATGACGGTGGATAACACCCGCTACGCCATGGCCCAGGTGCGCGCCGCCTCCGGCGCCCGCTATGAAGCCACAGACCAGCCCGGCACCGTGCTTTGGAACAAGGGCAGCGACAACTGGGTCACAGTCAAGGGTAAAGCCCTGCCCGAGTGCCAGAGCGTGGGCGAGGCCAACACACTGGCCCTGACCGACCAAAGCTGGCAAGTCGATAGCGTGAACGGCCAGCAGGTGCTGGATAACAGCGAGGTCAGCGTCACTTTCGGCAGCGACGGCCGGGTGCTGGGCAAGGCGTCATGCAACGCCTTTTTTGGCAGTTACGATGTCAGCGGCGATCGTCTCACCCTTCATGGCCTGGCCAGCACCCAAAAGGCCTGTGTGCCGGCGCTGATGACCCAGGAGCAGCAGTTCTTGCAAGCCCTGGGGGACGCCCAGCATTTTGCCTTTACCAACAGCGGCGAGTTGCTGCTCTACGGCCCAAACGGCGCCAGCATCAAAGCCGAGCTGAAAAAAGAGTGAAAAAAAGGCCCGCACTTGGCGGGCCTTTTTTGTGGGCGGCTTACTTGCCTGCG is drawn from Gallaecimonas pentaromativorans and contains these coding sequences:
- a CDS encoding xanthine dehydrogenase family protein molybdopterin-binding subunit, which produces MSIKKDHLMETPAEGAASFSVSRRQFLAGLGALTLAVSFKGPVALAAEQDSPLGFVPNAFIRVGKDGLVTVISSYLEMGQGTFTGIATLAAEELDIRPDQLKVEAAPADVKDYANPVLAAIGFVVQGTGGSTAMRGAWDTMRKAAASARLMLLQAAAKTWKVDVASLSVKDGVISHAGSGKSAGYGDFVALASTLPLPDEASVKLKDSAAFTKIGKRDSMARVDIPAKVNGSAIYTQDIKVPGMLVAVIAHPPTLFAKVGKVDASKAKAIAGVEAVLEIPGDDIIQGGVAVLAKNTWIAKQGRDALEITWVEDTKAPVSSEALFSDFKKLGATTGTKVVERGTQPDAVPAGGREIAAVFELPYLAHAPMEPMNVLIHKDGDSCHVWNGEQWHTADRAAVAKELGLALDKVSITQLYAGGSFGRRANPRCDYVIEGARIVKVAQQQNIMAPIKLVWMREDDMRALQYRPMTVHDTRLVLDKDGNLVSWRWRVVGDSFFGLPTTKVDDNLVEGANDLPYAVPNLLVEQHIPGTKLPVQWMRSVGHTHTGVVGETLIDEAARKAGKDPYQFRRALLKEHPKMLAVLDLVAQKSGWDKPLASGINGDRRSRGIAIRESFNTIVAQVAEVTLKADGSYSVDKVYCAVDCGQVINPGILESQVEGGIGFALSFLRQEITLDKGRIVQGNFNTYPVLRINAMPAVEVYAVPSTEHPTGIGEPGVPPLVPAVINALASLTGKYPRKLPLGNEVDL
- a CDS encoding DUF2167 domain-containing protein — its product is MKKWIFALFSLVICSQALAVDTATMTDEQYDQWAQGVWNKLDRQTGTITLPNGVATLEVPDNFYYLSPKDAETVLVDVWGNPPSQTLGQGMLFPAGTTPFDDDSWGVTIDYEQDGYVSDSDAADIDYDDLLGSMKKDVADESAQREKNGYGAVALVGWAEKPYYDAVSHKLYWAKEMNFDHSDTNTLNFNIRVLGRKGVLVLNFIAGMDQKAEIDRNLDTVLAMANFDEGARYQDFNPEFDKVAAYGIGGLIAGTVLTKTGFFAAALLLAKKFGVFLLAGLAWLGKKMFGKKNATSE
- a CDS encoding META domain-containing protein, which produces MPQSPLLPMTGLLCALALAGCASAPETPVSTLDASKSVTLTGELSYRARIALPPQAYALVVVRDSAGQVAAQSQWRLGGKQVPLPFTVTLPAHSQGPYRLEGSIFVSGRPAWVAEPKSLTPLANQENLGTLELQAAPPGAFASQLQCGSHQVQVSFTPTQMQMTVDNTRYAMAQVRAASGARYEATDQPGTVLWNKGSDNWVTVKGKALPECQSVGEANTLALTDQSWQVDSVNGQQVLDNSEVSVTFGSDGRVLGKASCNAFFGSYDVSGDRLTLHGLASTQKACVPALMTQEQQFLQALGDAQHFAFTNSGELLLYGPNGASIKAELKKE
- a CDS encoding GNAT family N-acetyltransferase — translated: MAELSEVLATITGSSGTNSFDVTDIKHPDALFALAFDDTGRPIGCGALRPLEHGIGELKRMYARSGTQGVGRALLAFLEERARELGYRQLWLETRKVNQRAVNFYQSRGYQVINNYGRYQGRDDAICFAKDIRLSIKKQTP
- a CDS encoding GNAT family N-acetyltransferase, producing MSRSIYEGFATLYGQRVSISPLGKADLVAFTRYRAEPAIARYQGWQDYQLSDAEALFAGQCALPFPHPDSWYQLAIHDAGGELLGDLALHWLTAQEAEVGFTLAPASQGQGYASEALKLLLAWLFGQGCLSVTAAVDTRNVPSYRLLERCGFTRTSCHKDAAFFKGEWYSEYHYRLERHHWQGAGDKTSHKT
- a CDS encoding (2Fe-2S)-binding protein; this translates as MMNFTINGQPAAFDGDPQMPLLWFLRDEIGLTGTKFGCGMALCGACTVHVDGLPLRSCVTPVSAVVGKNVVTIEAAEKDKIGQIIQTAWVEEQVPQCGYCQSGQIMSAMALLSHKADPSDADIDAAMSGNICRCAAYPRIRAAIHKAAEALKS
- a CDS encoding GNAT family N-acetyltransferase codes for the protein MSFTAPVVLSGQKVQLEPLASEHLDGLQQAAQDGEVWRLWYTRVPHPAEMGAEIARRLALHQAGTMLPFALRRQDNGELCGMTTLMNIDTQNHRVEIGSTWLAASAQSTGINSEAKLLLLGHAFDTLGCIAVEFRTHFMNHKSRAAISRLGAKQDGILRNHQLMPDGSYRDTVVFSIIQSEWPAVRRNLHHLLGRRLEDS
- a CDS encoding alpha/beta fold hydrolase; the encoded protein is MKRETVILLHGLARTHKSMWKLARALDKAGFHVINQGYDSRRNDIASLAQQVLPEALSQVKAGHRIHVVTHSLGGILLRQYLKYHPIPLLGRVVMLGPPNQGSQVVDKLKKLPGYFALNGPAGMELGTDGIVTRLGRANFELGVIAGSRSINPFLSMLLPGANDGKVTVASTRLKGMKAHLTLPVTHPMMMQNPQVIAQVLHFLLFGRFDK